The Arachis duranensis cultivar V14167 chromosome 9, aradu.V14167.gnm2.J7QH, whole genome shotgun sequence genomic sequence GAGTTCATTTGGCATTTCTATGTTCAGTGGATGAGATTATAGTGCTTACTATCTGCGATGATTATGCCTCTTATCCGTCCCTTCTCCAACACTCTGTTCTATTGCTAACAGTGACAGCAGTTGGTAAAAAGCAACAACCCTTCTTCAATGTCATAAATGCTGAAATTAGACTTACAGAATAATTCTTCAACTGATATACCTCTCATACATAATTAGATAAAATGTgaatatttgtgtaaatagAATTCACAAACCATGTAACTGATGGATCAAAAGCCAGGATAAATGACTGATAACTATTTTGCACATCTTTACAATTATATAGCTACTAATTGATAACTAACATAGGGTGGTCGAGTGAATAACTCACTTGTAAACTGCTTAAATAAGTGTCAGGATTTGAATCTTATCTTGTCCATATATTAATCCATTGACCAATGACAAACCTTTAAATAGAATTTCGATTTGATCTGCAACAGATTAATCCTTGGTGTGCCAAATTGAGGGACAAAACTTCTGTGTATATATCCTCCAATACTTCCAAAAGATAAGTAGTTATCTTGTGTGATCCATTTATTCTGTACTCTTGTTAAGAACCAAGGTTGTTTACTAGCTCAACCAAGTCTATTTctgagttatatatatatatatatatatatcatagtCCATGCCAAATTTGTAATATCCACCATTGAAGCCCTttgagaaaagatgaagaacacGTGTGAATTGCAAGGGGCAGTGTCCAGTGGGAAGAGTAACCGATGTGTTGTTTTACCAGCTGATGTTCCTTTGCTTGCTGATTCCCTAGAACCAACTAGAAACCATGGCTGGTACATATCTCCATTTCGCATGAGGATTATTCTCTTCAGGAGTTTCTATCAACAACTATGATACTGcagtctttatttatttatgttatgttATTTGTACCATTTGGTGCAGGATTCCCGAGGCAAGTTCCCCTGCTGATTTGATCATACAAGTTGATCACTCCAGCTTTCATCTGCATAAGGTTTGCCAAATCTCTCATTTAATTCTATAGAACACTTGGTGTACTTATATCATAAGAAAGATCAGTCTTTGTGTCTAAAACCAAATGATTTTATGACATGATTAGTATTGTTGAGATTTAATTCTTAGTAATCTGTATAAATGTCgaagttaaaaatttattctcTTCAAAATGTTCTTTCTCAGAAGTTATTTATTGAGGGATTAGTCACtgctattaataataaatattctaaataaagacaaataaaataaaataatccatTTAGAATAGCTAGTCCTTCTCAAAAGCAGATGATTTAGCAATAAATTTCCCCTTATAGTTTctatatgaaaatttaattattttatttttaaaattgagatGTGTTATTTATTCTTGTTATTACTTTTGAATGCGGTATGAGGTCAATTAATGTAATTTCACTCTATTCAAAGAACAAAAATTGTACATAGACCCGATATATAACTGAACATAAAATTAACGAGCTTaggttggtctagtggttagatTACTAGTTTGCTTAAGTATATATCGAAATTTAAATCCTACCTTGTGCATACAATAATTCATTGACCagtaacaaacccttaaatggaacTTTGATCTGCAATAAATTAGTTCTTAGTCTGTCGGACTGAAGAACACGTTagggaaaaaaaaacaaaacaaatctcTTCTGTATTTTAAATGCTTATGATTTATTCATTTCCAGCTTGCTATGGTCTCAAGAAGTGAATATTTGAATAGGCTTGTCTTTCAAGGGGGATGTAACATTGAAATTTCCGGTGACAGACTCATAATCCAATTAGAGAACATTCCAGGTGGCAAAAAAACATTCGAATTAGTAGCGAAGTTCTGTTATGGTTGGAAGATTGATATAACTGCAGAAAACGTTGCCCCATTATACTGTGCTGCACATTTCTTGGAAATGAATGAAGAACTTGAAGAAGGAAACCTCATTTCCAAGACAGAAGCTTTTCTCAGCTTCCTAATACTCTCTTCATGGAAGGACACATTCCGAATACTCAAAAGCTGTGAATCCATTTCGTCTTGGGCCAAGGATTTGCAAATAGTGAAGCACTGCTCGGAAGCAATAGCTTGGAAGGCATGCTCAAAAAGTCCAAGTACAACAACATATGATGAGGACTACTCAAAATTTGATAATTCTTGGTGGTTCGAAGATGTATCTAAGCTGCGAATCGATCATTTCGTGGAAGTGATTCAGTGTCTCAAAAGGGGTGGAACAAAATCTGATCTTGTTGGTTCTTGCATACAACATTGGACAATGAAATGGTTTTCCCAATTCACACTTACTGGACTTGACAAAGTGACACCTAAACACGTATCAATCCAGTTACATAGAGTTTCGACCGAATGCTTGATTAGGTTACTTCCCACTGAAGTAAACTCAGTTTCTTGCAATTTCTTGCTTCACCTACTAAAAGCAGGGGTAATGCTGAAAATCGATCTGGAGTTGTTGTGTGTGCTTGAAAGAAGGATAGCTTTAATGTTGGATCAATGCAGTGTCTCTGATCTGTTGGTTAAGAACCAAGGAGATAAGGGTTCTTTGAATGATGTAGATGTTGTTGTGAGAGTGTTACAGTGTTATGTTTGCCACATTTCAAAGAATTCTAAGGAAAAAATGCATGCCATTGGAAGGTTGGTGGATGGGTATCTCATACAGGTTGCAAGGGATAAGAATCTTAGAGTGGAGAGTTTCAAATCACTTGTTGAAGCTTTGCCACAAGATGCTAGATTATGTGATGATCTTCTCTATAGAGCTATCGACATGTACCTTAAGGTAATggtaatgttattttattttgtatgaaaattcAAATTCGCTCAATAAAAAGTAACTTTATATTCTATAAAAACATGCGTTTAGTTCTTGTTACTAAACCTATTTCTACTAGTGATATGTTAGAACAAATCCAACAATGTCAAATTTAATTTAGGAGATTACGTGTACATTTCAAAATCTTGCCTAATTTATTAGTGATAAGAGAGAAATGATAAGTATATCCTACTCTTTTATATTTCATAAGAATAATGATAGGAATTGTTATATTTAATCAACTTCAATTAGTTTGAAATAAAGTTACATATTATTTTACAAGTGTTTCTCTGATTCGGTGTTTAAAAACTAGAGACTTAAAAGGCCCTCATTTTTTTAGGCACATCCAGAATTGAGAGAAGACGAGAGAGAAGAGATGTGTAAAGTTTTGGGATACCATAGATTGTCACAAGAAGCGCGTGTGCATGTGGCGAAGAATAATAGGTTGCCGGTGAAATTGACAACGCAATTCATGCTTCTTGAACAAGTGAACATGGCAACAAGGTCAGTGACCAGTGATGAACCAAATTACAGGAGGACACATACTCATACAGTTATAAGAGTAAGCACAGATTTCGAGAGAAGAAATATAAATGCCAATGAGATGAAATTGATGAAGAGAGATGTTGAAGTTATGAAGTCTCAACTCTTGGAACTAAATACATGCAGAATAAAGCTCCAAAAGCAATTAAGGAAGAGATGCATTTGGTGAAAGCTTGCAATGTAATACTGAACATTAAATCACATGCATTGTTAAAACCACACAGGCAATCACCCTGATCATACTACTGAGTTATTGGGTCAATAGTTGGATCAATGCAATAGGTAAATGACAGATCAAACTGTTGATAtggtaataattaaataaatatttaaaataagaataaatctCTACAACTAAGTGATTTACTTAACCAAATTCAACCAAGTTATTTACATACATGCACACAtaatcttcttcatctttccctggttttttcttcttcttctcgccCAAGTTTTTTCTTAATGTTTTAAATTTACGCGCGCACATTCTTTttcactctttcttcttcttttccaatgctgcgttttctttttctctttatttttagttattttttctctttcattatcATCGTCACCActacctcctcctcctccttctcttcttccttcttttttattagaattttttctcctcctttctttattattattgtcacTACCACTACCTCCGTCTTCTTCTCctatttcttttttcatttgaaTTTATTCGATCTcccacttttttttcttctcctcctattcctcattcatcatcattattattatcatattcgtcttcttcttatatgtataacagaaaaaagaaagaaaataaataaaaaaatgcagcattatttgtagcaaaattttgatgtaaaaattaagaaatttatttgttattattaaaatattttggtatatttgtattctgataagttttgcataattcaaaactcttcatcttctttctcCATCTTCAactgctacttcttcttctttttcatcatcgtcatcatttttttttcttattcatcttttctttcttgttttatatatcttctcaagtttcttcttattttactctcttaataaaagtaaaaacgaaaaaaatgaatcaaagaagaagaaacacataatgctacaaaattactaagaaaatgatgaacctacattcattcaactaaaagaaagaaagaaatagagaaaaaaaagaaaaaaatgcagtatTAAAGAACATTTTTGTGCATTTGTAGCAACAGATCGGTGTAAAAACCAAGACATTTATGTATTATTAAGAAATCTCGGTGTatgtttattttgataaattttgcataattcaaaactcttcatcttcctcctccctatcttttgctgcttcttcttcttttttcatcatcatcgtctttttttttcttattcgtcattttccttcttattttactttctcaagttttttcttgttttactcttttaacaataataaaaaaataaaataaaaaagaagaagaaatacataATATTACAAAATTACTAGAAAGAGGATAAATCTACATTCattcaattaaaagaaagaaataaacaaagaaaaaaaatacaccattaaagaagatatttttgtacttttgtagcaaaatttagatgtaaaaactaagaaatttatgtgttattgttaagaattttggatgtatttttattctgatagaTTCTGCATAATTCGaaactttttctctttctcttcctcatcttctgctgtttcttcttcttattttattttctcataattcttctttttcattctcttaattaagaggaataaaaaaatttaatactacaaaattactagaaaaaaaagaaaagaaaaaatacaacaacagcagcagcaataaaagaagaacaatggaggaaaaacatgcaaaaaataaggaacatgaagaagaagaagattcggtCTTTGTTTGTGTGCTTGTTTTTGAACTAAGTTTgttatctcaattttttttcttattcatcttttctttctgaGTTAATTGAGGTAGATTCTGGATTTAATTTTAGAGTTAATTAAGGTGCATTCTGAAAACAAGTTCAGACCAAAAGTATACCTTATTTAGATTTAAAATGTACCGAAATTAAATCTAGAATGTactaaaattacttaatgataaccctattaaaaatttgtgtcacaattaaaaaatttcggTGTCAAAATTGAGAAACAGTTAAAAAATTTCGGTGTTATTTCATGATAAATTCTGGATAACTCAAaactcctcttcctcctcttcctcctcttcctcctccttcttcatcattattattttattattcttcttattttaatctcttaattagaataaaaaatacataatgttacaaaattaatagaaagaggaggaggaaaaaaaatttaacaacaacaacagcattAAAAGAACGACGATGAGGATGAAACacgcaaaaaagaaaaaatgcgaagaaaaagaaggagaaatgcaaagaagaaggagaagaaggaggaggaggagaaagaagaatgCGGGATACGAATGTTGGAAGAGAaatgcaaaaaagaaaaaatacaaaaaaaaacgaCGTGATTTCATATGGTGTTATGTAAACGAATTTTGTTAGATTAGAGATAACTTAGTTAGACTTGTTTGGCAAAAAGACTTAGATCTGTAACAAAatggttaaaaacttaaaataataataaaatttaaatgtatataaaaatatatcttctcaataaaaaattttaatttgtgtttttatttttattttaattttatgtgttttattttttagtatcttTACCTTTTAGATTTTCATGAAAAAATGTATTGAAAATGTAAACCAAACAAGTTCTTAATTCTTAGTACTCTTGCTTtatcaacaatttttttattacctcaacaatttttcattttcatgtACAACTTATATAAATTAACTGGGTAGTTGATTTGTTGGTCTCAAGTCCCAGATAATTTTGGAATTAACGTTAGTCCCTAGtttgacttttaatttaaactcttagattattttattattatatctaaCGGTAtagattaaatataaatttatatgtttaattttattaaaaattttctaatatttaatatttttacaaataattttttttaaattattttttttggtaaataggatctcttcttcttctttatcttttttttttcatcaccGCAATAAAAACCGACACTAGCAGCAACTACCAGAGTATGGATTGAGACTACCCACAAACACATACAACTATCAGGCCCTGGATCGAGACTATTTCTTACTCCTTCCCACCCGCGCTTCTAAAATTTGAGATGTTCTTCTCGTTTTTATGGTCATCGACTTCGTGTAGTGTTCTCCGAGGAGGAGGTCTTCTTCATCGAGGCTGCCACACATACATACACAGAGACACACATTTCACACTTgagatagaaaataaagaaagaaacaaaaggaaagaaaagaaaagaaaatgttcGCCGAAAAGAATAACCTCAAGGGAGACCCAAGACTTCTAACCATTTCTCAAGCCATCAGAGTCGTTCCTCACTTTTCCAAATaaagttttcattttttctttttcttttttccttacaacgtttttattttattttttgaataacaaaaaatatatatttatattatcgTAATTTCTTTAATATTTGAATCTTCTTCATCAACAGACCTACATCAGTGGTTGTTTAGTTTCATAATATTTATATGCTTAGAAGTCTGAAATTGATGGTGTACCACACAAAAGATCAATGAAAAGACATGCATGAAATCTATTATAAGCTAATAGAATAAATTTAGCTATGAAACAAGAAAGGTCGGTAAATaatcttatatttttcttaatgcAATATATTTGTTGAAACTTATGGTTGACCAGTGCATAATTAAACTGTGTTAATTAGAGGGAGTGAGTGAAGAAttgttgaaaaagtttttttaataaataattagtgctAAAAATACATTTATGAGAATACTCATAGCTCTTTAAAAAGAGttaattaatgataataattgAATTTANNNNNNNNNNNNNNNNNNNNNNNNNNNNNNNNNNNNNNNNNNNNNNNNNNNNNNNNNNNNNNNNNNNNNNNNNNNNNNNNNNNNNNNNNNNNNNNNNNNNNNNNNNNNNNNNNNNNNNNNNNNNNNNNNNNNNNNNNNNNNNNNNNNNNNNNNNNNNNNNNNNNNNNNNNNNNNNNNNNNNNNNNNNNNNNNNNNNNNNNNNNNNNNNNNNNNNNNNNNNNNNNNNNNNNNNNNNNNNNNNNNNNNNNNNNNNNNNNNNNNNNNNNNNNNNNNNNNNNNNNNNNNNNNNNNNNNNNNNNNNNNNNNNNNNNNNNNNNNNNNNNNNNNNNNNNNNNNNNNNNNNNNNNNNNNNNNNNNNNNNNNNNNNNNNNNNNNNNNNNNNNNNNNNNNNNNNNNNNNNNNNNNNNNNNNNNNNNNNNNNNNNNNNNNNNNNNNNNNNNNNNNNNNNNNNNNNNNNNNNNNNNNNNNNNNNNNNNNNNNNNNNNNNNNNNNNNNNNNNNNNNNNNNNNNNNNNNNNNNNNNNNNNNNNNNNNNNNNNNNNNNNNNNNNNNNNNNNNNNNNNNNNNNNNNNNNNNNNNNNNNNNNNNNNNNNNNNNNNNNNNNNNNNNNNNNNNNNNNNNNNNNNNNNNNNNNNNNNNNNNNNNNNNNNNNNNNNNNNNNNNNNNNNNNNNNNNNNNNNNNNNNNNNNNNNNNNNNNNNNNNNNNNNNNNNNNNNNNNNNNNNNNNNNNNNNNNNNNNNNNNNNNNNNNNNNNNNNNNNNNNNNNNNNNNNNNNNNNNNNNNNNNNNNNNNNNNNNNNNNNNNNNNNNNNNNNNNNNNNNNNNNNNNNNNNNNNNNNNNNNNNNNNNNNNNNNNNNNNNNNNNNNNNNTTACTCAAGTTAATCTCAAATATGGcatatattgttttattttatgcaCCAAATAGCTTGTATTCACTCATTTATTGTAAAATGATTGtgaaactaatgaaaaaaataaagcaaagAGAATTTTAAAAAGAGTATTTATAGCTCAAAATATGCTCATACCACATGGAAAATAATGTTAGCACTGTGGTCAGGACAACGATAAAGTTGAGCCATAACTAGGAGTGGAAAAAGACCAGGCGGCCTGCTAGGGGCCTGCAGCCTGACCTGTGTTTGACCTGGCATGTTATAAAATAGGCAGAGGTCCAGactcttttaaaaatcttaatacGTTAATAGGCCAGGCTCAAGCTTACTAATTAGTCTTATTGGCCTGTCAGACCTGCTTGAgcctattaaaatataattaaatatataaatagttatttaGTATTAACAAAATTATGACCATAATATTGGACTAGAATATGAACaattacatataaatatttttattaaaaataattttttaaataatatttttatttttgtaaaaaaaaattattaggccTTTTAATAGGCTTCAGGCCAGACCAGGCTGAATAACAGGTCAGGCCTAGTACTTTATAAAGAGTCTATAACAGGCTCAGGCCAATTAACTGTATGATTGGCCAAGCCTGTTAAGAGCAAAACCTAGCCTGTTTCCACCCTAgccataacaaaaaattatgaaatcctTAGTGAGGTGTTCGTAACCCATTTCTTTATACATAGATATGTAAAATAATACATGAATTTTAATAGTCTTGTCATGAATAAAATTTTCAGGctataaaattattagatatgGTAACGTCTGGACATTACCTAAAAGATGACATTCCTGAAAGaaaagatttcaagaagaattaattaaagtgatttttttattgacaCTAACTATTTAATATTACCACTGAACTTTTAGT encodes the following:
- the LOC107465410 gene encoding root phototropism protein 3-like codes for the protein MKNTCELQGAVSSGKSNRCVVLPADVPLLADSLEPTRNHGWIPEASSPADLIIQVDHSSFHLHKLAMVSRSEYLNRLVFQGGCNIEISGDRLIIQLENIPGGKKTFELVAKFCYGWKIDITAENVAPLYCAAHFLEMNEELEEGNLISKTEAFLSFLILSSWKDTFRILKSCESISSWAKDLQIVKHCSEAIAWKACSKSPSTTTYDEDYSKFDNSWWFEDVSKLRIDHFVEVIQCLKRGGTKSDLVGSCIQHWTMKWFSQFTLTGLDKVTPKHVSIQLHRVSTECLIRLLPTEVNSVSCNFLLHLLKAGVMLKIDLELLCVLERRIALMLDQCSVSDLLVKNQGDKGSLNDVDVVVRVLQCYVCHISKNSKEKMHAIGRLVDGYLIQVARDKNLRVESFKSLVEALPQDARLCDDLLYRAIDMYLKAHPELREDEREEMCKVLGYHRLSQEARVHVAKNNRLPVKLTTQFMLLEQVNMATRSVTSDEPNYRRTHTHTVIRVSTDFERRNINANEMKLMKRDVEVMKSQLLELNTCRIKLQKQLRKRCIW